Proteins from a single region of Thiomicrorhabdus sp. Kp2:
- a CDS encoding HAD family hydrolase produces the protein MNIPEHLIAKAQKIKLLILDVDGVMTDNRLFYSDDGIEYKSFNTRDGHGMVLLQKSQVDIGIITGRKSQLVTNRMKDLKVKHVYQGVPDKLPTFLKLVETLNLELDEIAYIGDDILDLPILLRVGLGVTPADGDNEVKSRVHYISQYGGGQGCVREVCEMIMRSQGSWQQHMDFFLRDLS, from the coding sequence ATGAACATTCCTGAGCATCTCATCGCGAAAGCGCAAAAAATTAAACTTCTAATCTTAGATGTTGATGGTGTCATGACCGACAACCGTCTTTTTTACAGCGATGATGGCATTGAATATAAATCATTCAATACTCGCGATGGCCACGGCATGGTTTTATTACAGAAAAGCCAAGTTGATATAGGCATTATCACAGGCCGCAAATCTCAACTGGTTACCAACCGTATGAAAGACCTAAAGGTCAAACATGTCTATCAAGGTGTGCCTGATAAACTTCCTACTTTCCTCAAACTGGTTGAAACATTAAATTTAGAACTGGATGAAATTGCTTATATTGGCGATGATATTTTAGATTTACCGATATTATTGCGTGTTGGATTAGGCGTTACACCCGCTGATGGCGATAATGAAGTTAAATCAAGAGTACACTATATTTCTCAATATGGTGGTGGCCAAGGTTGTGTAAGAGAGGTGTGTGAAATGATTATGCGCTCACAAGGTTCATGGCAACAACACATGGATTTCTTTTTAAGAGATTTAAGCTAA
- the lptC gene encoding LPS export ABC transporter periplasmic protein LptC, giving the protein MRLSRLRILLLSLLLATISLWITNQQSQSTVSDTNQQKTELGYSWQASQTIVWNISPNEPDKQSVLQAKTILYKESEQRSEYQQPYIELTDLQSTTTLTSDYGESLDDKVFHFTNHVVMTQKENLQPTQAVQQTTLKTQQLTYNLQTNELSTDAKVVITQYNGQTSGTGLKANLKTSELELLSDVKGTYYPQQMQNTVQVKEP; this is encoded by the coding sequence ATGCGCCTTTCAAGATTACGAATCCTACTTTTAAGCTTACTACTTGCCACAATCAGCTTATGGATAACCAACCAACAATCGCAATCGACCGTCAGTGACACAAATCAACAAAAAACCGAGCTAGGATATAGCTGGCAGGCCAGCCAAACAATTGTATGGAATATATCGCCAAACGAACCCGATAAACAATCAGTTCTGCAAGCCAAAACAATTCTCTATAAAGAGAGTGAACAAAGAAGTGAATACCAACAACCGTATATTGAACTCACTGATTTACAGAGTACCACGACCTTAACCAGTGACTACGGCGAAAGCTTAGATGATAAAGTTTTTCACTTTACCAATCATGTGGTTATGACTCAAAAAGAAAACCTTCAGCCCACGCAAGCAGTCCAGCAAACAACTCTTAAAACCCAACAGTTAACCTATAACCTACAAACAAATGAACTATCAACAGATGCAAAAGTTGTCATTACACAATACAATGGCCAAACGAGTGGAACAGGGTTAAAAGCCAATCTCAAAACATCAGAACTTGAATTGTTATCTGATGTAAAAGGCACCTACTATCCGCAACAAATGCAAAACACCGTTCAAGTTAAAGAGCCATAG
- the lptA gene encoding lipopolysaccharide transport periplasmic protein LptA: MQYTHSRFITFISIIGFFLSTSIACAATKKQNTPDEQQPVNISANSLLASEKTGKSVYKGNVIITQGSLTLKGETVNITHPKNQLTTVVANGNPATFKRFSQIDQAWLKGKAQKIEYNALNKTVLLIGNAVVEQPGKHVISGPKLFYDIAKQTLQAQSTATENKRISVTLNPATNKITNTNKPGSNKTNQANKTTKQNTPATQAE, encoded by the coding sequence ATGCAATATACACATTCACGCTTCATCACATTCATCAGTATAATCGGCTTTTTTTTAAGCACTAGCATTGCTTGCGCAGCGACCAAAAAACAGAATACGCCAGATGAACAACAACCTGTTAATATTAGCGCCAATAGCCTGCTAGCGAGTGAAAAAACAGGCAAAAGCGTGTACAAAGGCAATGTCATCATTACTCAAGGTAGCCTGACCTTAAAAGGTGAAACCGTTAATATTACACACCCAAAGAATCAGCTTACCACCGTTGTCGCTAACGGCAACCCTGCTACCTTTAAACGCTTTAGCCAAATTGACCAGGCCTGGTTAAAAGGCAAAGCACAAAAAATTGAATACAATGCTCTTAATAAAACCGTATTACTAATTGGTAATGCCGTAGTTGAACAGCCTGGAAAACACGTCATTAGTGGCCCTAAACTGTTTTATGATATCGCTAAACAGACTCTTCAAGCACAAAGTACCGCAACTGAAAACAAACGCATTTCAGTCACGCTCAACCCTGCAACCAATAAGATTACAAATACCAACAAGCCTGGTTCTAATAAAACCAATCAGGCAAATAAAACGACCAAACAAAACACCCCAGCAACACAGGCAGAGTAA
- the lptB gene encoding LPS export ABC transporter ATP-binding protein, whose protein sequence is MAHFYARGLAKSYKKRDVVTSVDLDVHSGQVVGLLGPNGAGKTTTFYMMTGLVKNDAGQIFLNDQEISTLAIHERAKLGIGYLPQEASVFRKLTVTENIMAILEMRPELNGDQRRALFENLIDDLQIGHILEQPGQALSGGERRRVEIARALAMEPSFILLDEPFAGVDPISVKDIQNIIIHLKEKNIGVLITDHNVRETLGVCDHAYILHAGTILASGTPQEVLEHQEVKRVYLGDNFK, encoded by the coding sequence ATGGCACATTTTTATGCGCGAGGACTCGCCAAAAGCTATAAAAAAAGAGACGTCGTCACCTCCGTTGATTTAGATGTTCATAGCGGCCAGGTTGTTGGCTTACTAGGACCCAATGGCGCAGGGAAAACCACCACTTTTTACATGATGACAGGCCTGGTCAAAAACGATGCTGGACAGATATTTTTAAATGATCAAGAAATTTCTACTTTAGCAATCCATGAAAGAGCGAAATTAGGGATTGGCTACCTGCCACAAGAAGCTTCTGTATTTAGAAAACTCACCGTAACTGAAAATATCATGGCGATTTTAGAAATGCGTCCTGAGTTAAATGGTGACCAACGCAGAGCCCTGTTTGAAAACCTGATAGATGATTTACAAATAGGCCATATCCTTGAGCAACCTGGGCAAGCTTTATCGGGTGGAGAGCGCCGTAGAGTTGAAATTGCTCGAGCTCTGGCAATGGAACCCAGTTTTATTCTCCTAGATGAACCTTTTGCAGGTGTTGATCCCATCTCAGTAAAGGACATTCAAAATATCATTATTCACCTTAAAGAGAAAAATATTGGCGTCTTAATAACCGATCATAACGTAAGAGAAACACTCGGTGTTTGTGACCACGCATACATTCTACATGCTGGAACCATACTGGCTTCTGGTACACCACAAGAAGTATTAGAGCACCAAGAAGTTAAACGTGTTTACCTAGGTGATAATTTCAAATAG
- the hpf gene encoding ribosome hibernation-promoting factor, HPF/YfiA family: MQINITGHHIDVTDALRTYVSEKMTKLSRHFDHVTNVHVILTVEKQSQKAEATVHVSGTDLFAQHDTEDMYASIDGLIDKLDRQIVKHKEKISDHNRKSGGVKSMPAAEA; the protein is encoded by the coding sequence ATGCAAATTAATATTACTGGCCACCATATCGACGTTACTGATGCACTTCGTACTTACGTTTCAGAAAAAATGACCAAACTATCAAGACATTTTGATCATGTAACTAATGTTCACGTAATCTTAACCGTAGAAAAACAGTCACAGAAAGCAGAAGCAACTGTGCATGTTTCAGGTACAGACTTATTTGCACAACATGACACTGAAGATATGTATGCATCGATTGATGGCCTAATTGACAAGCTAGATCGTCAAATTGTGAAACACAAAGAAAAAATCAGTGACCATAACAGAAAGTCTGGTGGCGTAAAAAGTATGCCTGCAGCTGAAGCGTAA
- the mgtE gene encoding magnesium transporter has translation MTQNHTAIDKAKLTEQLLVAVESQNLTQINQLFSHLVAEEIAEILESTPLKERQTLWAAVDKERQGEILTHTNDEVTANLLESLETHEIVSIAGDLETDDIADIAQSLDSSDQQTLLASLDEDDRNAVETALTYPEDTAGGLMSTDLITVRADVSLDVVLRYLRSLGSLPASTSEIFVRDRDGKFVGTLKLTVLLTHDEDTLVQEVLDTRIPGIRALTSAKEVAHFFEKNDLLSAAVVNETNQILGRVTIDDVVDIIREEAEHAQMASAGLDEDEDIFAPAKRAAKRRTFWLGINLLTAIFASIVIGLFDASIEKIVALAVLMPIIASMGGIAGTQTATIVIRALATGKLARSNSRSLLIKETTVGLFNGIIWAVLTGLAVLFWFEDSALSMIFAAAMLINLLAAAFAGAMIPLLLQRMKIDPALASGLMLTTVTDSLGFFVFLGLATIVLI, from the coding sequence ATGACACAAAACCACACTGCCATTGACAAAGCTAAGCTTACAGAACAGCTTCTTGTTGCTGTTGAATCGCAAAATCTCACACAAATTAACCAACTATTCTCACACTTAGTGGCTGAAGAGATTGCTGAGATACTGGAATCTACCCCACTTAAAGAACGCCAAACTCTTTGGGCTGCTGTTGATAAAGAGCGCCAAGGAGAGATTCTTACCCATACAAATGATGAAGTTACCGCAAACCTTCTTGAGTCATTAGAAACACATGAAATCGTCAGTATTGCTGGCGATTTAGAAACCGATGATATTGCAGATATTGCACAATCTCTTGACTCTTCTGATCAACAAACCCTACTGGCCTCGCTTGATGAAGATGACCGAAATGCGGTTGAAACGGCTTTAACTTACCCAGAAGATACCGCTGGTGGCTTAATGAGTACGGACTTAATCACTGTCCGTGCTGATGTTAGCCTTGATGTTGTCTTACGCTACTTACGCTCCCTTGGTTCTTTACCCGCATCAACTTCAGAAATTTTTGTTAGGGATCGTGACGGTAAATTTGTTGGAACACTTAAACTCACAGTACTGCTTACGCATGATGAAGACACCTTAGTACAAGAGGTTTTAGACACTCGCATTCCAGGTATTAGAGCTTTGACATCGGCAAAGGAAGTGGCTCACTTTTTTGAAAAAAATGACCTTCTCTCAGCCGCGGTAGTCAACGAAACCAATCAAATCCTGGGTCGTGTCACAATTGATGATGTGGTTGATATTATCCGTGAAGAAGCTGAACACGCTCAGATGGCAAGCGCAGGTCTGGATGAAGATGAAGATATCTTTGCCCCTGCTAAAAGAGCCGCTAAACGTCGAACTTTTTGGCTAGGCATCAATTTGCTTACCGCCATTTTTGCTTCAATTGTTATTGGCCTTTTTGATGCCTCAATCGAAAAAATTGTAGCCTTAGCCGTACTCATGCCCATTATCGCAAGCATGGGTGGCATTGCGGGCACACAAACCGCCACGATTGTTATACGCGCTTTAGCCACAGGAAAACTCGCTCGCAGCAACAGTCGTTCTCTATTAATTAAAGAAACCACTGTCGGTCTCTTTAACGGCATTATTTGGGCGGTACTAACAGGGCTAGCCGTTCTCTTTTGGTTTGAAGACAGTGCATTAAGTATGATTTTTGCCGCAGCGATGTTAATTAACCTGTTAGCTGCCGCTTTTGCTGGAGCGATGATTCCCTTATTACTACAACGAATGAAAATTGATCCAGCACTGGCCTCAGGATTAATGTTGACTACCGTAACCGACTCTCTTGGTTTTTTTGTATTCTTAGGCCTGGCGACCATAGTACTTATCTAA